A stretch of Desulfotalea psychrophila LSv54 DNA encodes these proteins:
- the xsc gene encoding sulfoacetaldehyde acetyltransferase: MKMTTEEAFITVLQMHGIEHAFGIIGSAMMPISDLFPKAGITFWDCAHEGNAGMMADGYTRASGKMSMMVAQNGPGITNFITPVKTAYWNHTPLLLVTPQAANATMGQGGFQEVEQMAVFKDMVAYQEEVRDPRRMAEVLNRVIMQAKRASAPAQINIPRDYWTQVIEIELPAIVDFERPAGGEKALEKAAELLSKAKFPVILNGAGVILGGAIKDTIELAERLDAPVCCGYQHNDAFPGSHPLAAGPLGYNGSKAGMELIAQADVVLALGTRLNPFSTLPGYGIDYWPQNAAIIQVDINPDRIGLTKAVKVGIIGDAKKVARGILNRLTATAGDTDREIRKANIGKTKAEWSVELANLVHEEDDPGTSWNKRARDREPDKMSPREAWNAMKSVIPENAIISSDIGNNCAIGNAYPTFEEGRKYLAPGMFGPCGYGFPAICGAKIAQPDVPVIGMAGDGAFGISMNEMVSCGRKDWPPITMIIFRNYQWGAEKRNTTLWYSDNFVGTELDPNVSYAKIAQACGLIGVQATCTDDLTAQLKEAVRVQMEEGKTTFIEVLVNQELGEPFRRDAMKAPVMVAGIKKEDMRPQCCCCKK, from the coding sequence ATGAAAATGACCACGGAAGAGGCCTTTATCACAGTCCTTCAAATGCATGGCATTGAACATGCTTTCGGTATCATTGGTTCTGCCATGATGCCTATCTCTGATCTCTTCCCCAAAGCAGGTATCACCTTCTGGGACTGTGCCCACGAGGGTAACGCCGGAATGATGGCCGATGGTTACACCCGAGCCTCCGGCAAGATGTCAATGATGGTAGCCCAGAACGGTCCTGGTATTACCAACTTTATCACCCCCGTCAAAACAGCCTATTGGAACCACACCCCACTCCTCTTAGTCACCCCCCAGGCAGCAAACGCAACCATGGGCCAGGGTGGTTTTCAGGAAGTTGAACAGATGGCTGTATTTAAAGATATGGTCGCCTATCAAGAGGAGGTCCGAGACCCACGGCGCATGGCCGAGGTACTCAACCGGGTAATCATGCAGGCCAAACGGGCCTCTGCCCCGGCCCAGATCAACATCCCCCGTGACTACTGGACCCAGGTAATTGAAATTGAACTCCCCGCCATCGTTGATTTTGAACGACCCGCCGGTGGAGAAAAGGCCCTGGAGAAGGCGGCAGAACTTCTCTCTAAGGCAAAGTTCCCCGTCATCCTCAACGGCGCCGGTGTTATCCTGGGCGGGGCCATAAAAGATACCATAGAGCTGGCCGAACGTCTGGACGCCCCAGTCTGCTGTGGTTATCAGCATAACGACGCCTTCCCCGGCAGCCATCCACTGGCCGCAGGCCCCCTTGGTTACAACGGCTCAAAGGCAGGAATGGAACTCATTGCCCAAGCCGACGTTGTCCTGGCCCTTGGTACCCGACTCAACCCTTTTTCTACCCTGCCGGGATACGGGATTGACTACTGGCCACAGAATGCGGCAATCATCCAAGTTGATATAAACCCAGATCGTATCGGTCTGACCAAGGCGGTAAAAGTTGGTATCATCGGTGATGCTAAAAAGGTTGCCCGGGGAATTCTTAACCGACTCACAGCCACAGCAGGCGACACAGACCGTGAAATACGCAAGGCAAACATCGGCAAGACCAAGGCAGAATGGAGCGTAGAGCTGGCCAACCTGGTCCACGAAGAGGATGATCCTGGTACCAGTTGGAATAAACGAGCCCGTGATCGTGAGCCAGATAAGATGTCTCCCCGTGAGGCCTGGAATGCGATGAAATCCGTTATTCCAGAGAATGCCATCATCTCCTCTGATATCGGTAATAACTGTGCCATTGGTAATGCCTATCCGACCTTCGAAGAGGGCAGAAAATATCTGGCCCCCGGTATGTTCGGTCCCTGTGGATACGGCTTTCCGGCAATCTGCGGGGCTAAAATTGCCCAACCGGATGTTCCGGTAATCGGCATGGCAGGCGACGGTGCCTTTGGTATCTCCATGAACGAGATGGTCTCCTGCGGTCGAAAGGACTGGCCACCAATCACCATGATCATCTTTCGTAACTACCAGTGGGGCGCAGAAAAACGAAACACCACCCTCTGGTATTCCGATAACTTTGTCGGCACCGAGCTCGATCCCAATGTCTCCTATGCAAAAATCGCCCAGGCCTGCGGCCTGATAGGCGTTCAGGCTACCTGCACGGACGATCTAACAGCTCAGCTCAAAGAGGCCGTAAGGGTTCAAATGGAAGAGGGCAAGACCACCTTTATTGAGGTACTGGTCAATCAGGAGCTGGGCGAACCCTTCCGTCGCGATGCCATGAAGGCTCCGGTAATGGTTGCCGGGATTAAGAAAGAGGATATGCGTCCGCAATGCTGCTGTTGTAAGAAATAG